A genomic window from Cydia amplana chromosome 3, ilCydAmpl1.1, whole genome shotgun sequence includes:
- the LOC134662747 gene encoding mucin-2-like isoform X2, translating to MRAGVWCVALALLAVGGALRPTQAEGTTRVGRRLSIHTSTESSALEQEHASTRRGSRRREETSPRQAVRRTRTRAPQTEEVTEPQTKRNTTNERFDSRKAYSRTRNRPEPEEDTPKANVIRSRSRFNRPAPTQPTPTTKAPEVTSPNIDESKIEVINSTLEEITKMVFNEYEPVTQSNRRISTRISAVTQRRRGRVNARSNEQSDLTSSGTTNSISIAEKGPTTDKMLDLRGPRKLRYKQRVSETDTNLTGLGITASNEVQQSSQKETPSHEPKLSAPVENVQQSTETNPLKTTTLKVMRIVRRPVQRGKGSFKPTASESLPKKRSDETQFTSPNDESLTLKASQKVYNSFTPSQQSTLSSLKNKYSRLRPKPNVEKELKNDTKPDDKSAESTVAPKTLSTKEPSYKFRSQQTTRSRKFSHLTSSTVSNTEQSGDKPAYKYNRKFKISTTEAPKTEPKIISKRVETNNLLKKASHRPTFYSRRNSSKSEASTTTPSNEESLNIGSALESIAKHKASLPRTSYYSRQRNSKKVLTPSIPSTEEPFKDNKSVIETSDRKNADNVDMPLIYTLLKPTDVSQNENNLDISHNENNGENPHKMFVIAVTSKESPESSTENEMTSNTVEETEARPVVGLSTPKYHATYTVPQPTAKADEHDVLSAVPPIRNIPTRKFGRGRVGSRSQNDVVSEEPVTRDRGAGKYTDSYTKTTEASTNGINPDTEKSRHRFSSKYRALHDKPIYRATVPTVTPSTIEGEEYQLGPDMNAITFTQTRSPAELLKLSESLVKPHVMNVEASQHSQSVTVSIFDALAEILTSTPRNRLSSTTEVQKQNIKTDSIQSLDVVSSNINVNSGVLPSQDTLNVFVNTNVQNTDKTLNVNNPSVAAGAASALTPQSLPTPIPTTPVSVRKPFAIKVLYSEPTDKLTTALEPTSNQPSTDNPSTVYNTVSDLLLSNNNVVSSELTSMLSSNINNILRNMDDRVKSRVSADMNRILKNLIPRAIDGLDDNVDSTPNTTPYSVEEIKDTENVNFDVNLNINGNPASLDLLQTAGTTSNVNITNGVANTVNGVEQPDFTQDGNNQGFSQLASILPESNEGRTTTANQNRLITVPTTTVTVTPDTVSANLASSFVPENDDSIVIEREVNNNTASNSPNVPVPFLTNFQIEDFTTQDSGNFNNTSVLQSEPIPFAATPSQNDDNPNIQDINDVTPLQLWILSKKARVLKMIEDLIRDHNNELANATALTDMFRQSDNSPISERLTEIMSTMNTTTISTDSDDSSLSTTPSLPLPLSTLPSNESFEAGLTTSTMSSEVAISNESFTTVSARLDDISTSTSSTSSNAETATAMSTTEATVELSNRSLIESKTATTIQETTTQSIETVTPSDVATTTQVNQETTIQNDIETTTEISTSALNLKDSSRGVTTVASKPAEQSTASHVLSLRTTTMLPSVDEILLNSLSSAAKEEMVISSMTSSTRQPTILTLDIDPETKQIRTEKPGEIKFISIDEVTTTSSPTSNVLKLASSKSPTTTVTSQMQTVTESSTQTPQIPTQVQNDDQTTTIQVAARTITNVVSESTTVQSVLTTSTTEASTTPLASTEPVTTTTMAPVTTTTETTTTTAKAIETTTEVRTTLRTTTAPPTTSAPTTAAETIIPSTATPAPTERVTKEDIKRYQEDAALLEAILSGSERLPKKLNFNNLDQNTGTSSVNTQTKLASGTKQSDTDKLLQELLLVAGKNPNTLTVPNIGGIINSVQTTTARSIEDDIRQFEEDTKLLKALLAATGQDPAKFNIPTLDIKTTTLVPTTETTTTSKPTETTTPSIDGDITRFQEDAKLLQALLQATGQNNGNFKIPDITGITSHVRIASNPRTTSLGSNPTTPINVRPIYTTLRTTTLPPTTVTVPTTFQLRATDSTTARISTTFPPFRRRPTATVSTDPTTVATARRVPIPGFTVTTELPTSSTFSVQEDLAFLNNLKSVLNTNTDSTDPEAALANRIIALAVDRSLNEIKTGQGTERTGKNLVPTTAPTTTTTTTTTTTTTTTTTPRPTTAAPSTPSIEDDLRQFQEDTKLLQALLKATGQDPSKLNLPTIPNINANVSPKIPPGVHRELNLLSNLLASPSPLNEPFDSLTQKPKEQMKTTITTTPKPFGAKIAVKDDVKNVQDDGKLLQTLIKLQGVQETTTQKSKIAITGQSTDEALKKLIQQTKSPGMVQDATKMPIAISTEYGKSNDALLAALLKEQGFGPTTASSLDEQIRLAALLNQVVVTPKARRTTTPLPPPPPPAPRRPILDGLAWLWQQWRETGPGTGAKRPNRRPDPSPTAAVSASQATSNRVNWFGSGPFVGNADDKPNNRIPLDPPRAVTSEQTPGRGQLVSAAINVTRAFSQFLGAAIQGAAQTVQSVIRAGQRAATDVYSNGSGASG from the exons gCGGAGGGAACGACGCGTGTAGGCAGAAGACTGTCAATACACACGTCCACAGAAAGCAGCGCTCTTGAACAAGAGCATGCTTCTACAAGAAGAGGGTCGAGGAGAAGAGAAGAAACATCGCCGCGGCAAGCTGTGCGAAGAACAAGGACACGTGCTCCTCAAACTGAAGAGGTCACTGAACCACAAACTAAACGGAATACCACCAACGAACGCTTCGACTCGAGAAAAGCTTACAGTAGGACCCGAAACAGGCCCGAACCAGAAGAAGATACTCCTAAAGCCAACGTTATTAGAAGCAGATCGCGATTCAATAGACCAGCTCCAACCCAACCCACCCCTACTACAAAAGCACCAGAGGTGACTTCTCCCAATATAGATGAAAGCAAAATAGAAGTCATAAATTCAACTCTAGAAGAAATAACCAAAATGGTTTTTAATGAATATGAACCTGTAACACAATCTAATCGCAGAATTTCAACTCGAATCAGTGCAGTTACTCAACGAAGACGTGGCCGAGTCAATGCCAGAAGCAACGAGCAATCAGACCTTACTAGTTCCGGAACGACAAACTCAATTTCGATTGCTGAAAAAGGACCCACTACTGACAAAATGTTAGATCTAAGAGGTCCCCGAAAGCTAAGGTATAAACAGCGAGTATCAGAAACTGATACCAATTTAACGGGTCTTGGTATTACGGCTTCGAATGAGGTTCAACAGTCTAGTCAAAAGGAGACCCCTAGTCACGAGCCCAAGCTATCTGCCCCGGTAGAAAATGTTCAACAAAGCACTGAGACGAACCCTTTGAAAACAACGACTTTGAAGGTCATGAGGATAGTCAGGCGGCCTGTCCAGAGAGGAAAGGGAAGCTTCAAGCCGACCGCATCCGAGTCTCTACCTAAAAAACGTTCAGATGAA ACACAGTTTACCTCTCCGAATGACGAGAGTCTGACCTTGAAAGCATCACAGAAAGTTTACAACTCCTTTACACCATCACAACAGTCAACACTAagttctcttaaaaataaatactcacGG TTACGACCTAAACCCAATGTAGAAAAAGAATTGAAAAATGACACCAAACCTGATGATAAATCTGCGGAAAGCACTGTAGCTCCAAAAACGCTTTCAACCAAAGAACCCAGTTATAAGTTTCGGTCTCAACAAACCACAAGAAGCAGAAAATTTAGTCACCTTACTTCTTCCACCGTCTCAAACACAGAACAGAGCGGTGATAAACCCGCTTACAAATATAatcgaaaatttaaaataagcaCTACCGAGGCTCCCAAAACCGAACCCAAAATAATTTCCAAACGTGTTGAAACTAACAATCTTTTAAAAAAGGCGTCGCATAGACCTACATTTTATTCAAGACGAAATTCAAGCAAAAGTGAGGCCAGTACCACAACCCCAAGTAACGAAGAAAGCCTTAATATAGGAAGTGCTTTAGAAAGTATTGCAAAACACAAAGCATCGTTGCCAAGGACGTCTTATTATAGTCGACAGAGAAATAGTAAAAAAGTCTTAACCCCATCTATCCCATCGACGGAAGAACCTTTTAAGGATAATAAGAGTGTCATAGAAACTTCTGATAGAAAAAACGCTGATAATGTAGACATGCCCTTGatatatacattattaaaaccCACCGACGTTTCACAAAATGAAAACAATCTAGATATTTCACACAATGAAAACAATGGCGAAAACCCACATAAAATGTTTGTTATTGCAGTAACAAGTAAAGAGTCTCCAGAATCTAGTACAGAAAATGAAATGACATCTAATACTGTTGAGGAGACTGAAGCTAGACCTGTAGTGGGCTTATCGACTCCAAAGTATCATGCTACGTATACAGTTCCTCAACCTACTGCTAAAGCAGACGAACATGACGTTTTGAGTGCTGTGCCTCCCATTAGAAACATCCCGACTCGAAAATTTGGACGAGGGAGAGTCGGCTCAAGAAGTCAAAATGATGTAGTCTCAGAAGAACCAGTAACGAGGGACAGAGGGGCTGGGAAGTATACAGATTCTTATACAAAAACCACTGAGGCTTCTACCAATGGG ATAAATCCAGACACTGAAAAGTCTAGACATAGATTCAGCTCTAAATATAGAGCATTGCATGACAAaccaatttatagagcaacagTGCCCACGGTTACACCGTCAACT ATAGAGGGAGAAGAATATCAATTAGGGCCAGATATGAATGCTATCACGTTTACTCAAACACGAAGTCCAGCTGAACTATTGAAACTGTCAGAAAGTTTGGTGAAACCACACGTCATGAATGTTGAAGCTTCACAACACTCCCAGTCAGTTACTGTATCAATATTCGATGCTTTAGCTGAAATCCTTACGTCCACACCCAGAAACCGACTATCATCTACAACAGaagtacaaaaacaaaacattaaaacCGATTCTATACAATCACTCGACGTCGTGAGTAGCAACATTAATGTAAATAGTGGAGTTTTGCCAAGTCAAGACACATTGAATGTTTTTGTAAACACTAATGTACAAAACACTGACAAGACACTAAATGTGAATAACCCATCGGTTGCGGCTGGCGCAGCATCGGCGTTGACGCCCCAGTCTTTACCCACACCCATCCCCACTACTCCTGTTTCTGTAAGGAAACCTTTCGCTATCAAAGTCTTATACTCAGAACCAACAGACAAACTTACGACTGCACTTGAACCAACATCAAACCAGCCATCGACTGACAACCCATCAACGGTATATAACACTGTTTCTGATCTTTTGTTATCTAATAACAATGTAGTGTCGTCTGAACTAACCAGCATGTTGTCTAGTAATATTAACAATATACTCCGAAATATGGACGACAGGGTTAAATCTAGAGTGTCCGCCGACATGAATAGAATACTGAAGAACTTGATTCCCAGGGCTATAGACGGTTTAGATGACAATGTAGATTCTACCCCAAATACCACACCCTACAGTGTGGAGGAGATCAAAGACACAGAAAACGTAAATTTCGATgttaacttaaatataaatggtAACCCTGCGTCCCTTGATCTTCTTCAAACTGCAGGTACCACCAGCAATGTAAATATCACAAATGGTGTTGCTAATACAGTTAATGGTGTAGAACAGCCTGATTTTACTCAGGATGGTAATAACCAAGGTTTTTCACAATTAGCTAGTATTTTGCCAGAATCAAACGAAGGACGAACGACGACAGCTAACCAAAATAGATTAATAACTGTTCCCACAACTACGGTAACCGTAACACCTGATACTGTCAGTGCTAATTTAGCTTCGTCATTCGTTCCTGAAAATGACGATAGTATTGTTATTGAGAGGGAGGTTAACAATAATACTGCATCCAATAGTCCGAATGTTCCCGTCCCATTTTTAACGAACTTTCAAATAGAAGATTTCACTACACAGGATTCAGGTAATTTTAATAACACATCCGTTTTGCAAAGTGAACCTATACCCTTCGCTGCAACACCATCTCAAAATGACGACAATCCTAACATTCAGGACATCAATGACGTGACACCCCTTCAGCTGTGGATATTATCTAAAAAAGCCCGAGTACTGAAAATGATTGAAGACCTTATACGTGACCATAACAACGAACTGGCTAATGCCACTGCACTGACAGATATGTTTAGACAATCAGATAACTCTCCTATATCTGAACGACTGACTGAAATAATGAGTACAATGAATACTACGACTATATCAACCGACTCcgatgactcttctctttctacTACTCCTTCTCTTCCTCTTCCTCTTTCTACCTTGCCCTCAAACGAATCTTTCGAAGCTGGCCTCACTACAAGTACCATGTCGTCAGAAGTCGCCATCAGTAATGAATCGTTTACAACGGTATCAGCTCGTTTAGATGACATTAGTACAAGTACATCTTCTACATCGAGCAATGCAGAGACTGCTACTGCTATGTCAACGACGGAAGCTACCGTTGAGCTATCGAATAGATCGCTAATCGAGTCCAAAACGGCTACAACTATACAGGAAACAACCACGCAGAGTATTGAAACGGTCACGCCTTCAGACGTCGCAACCACAACGCAAGTGAATCAAGAAACTACGATTCAAAATGATATCGAAACAACTACCGAG ATATCGACATCGGCACTTAATTTAAAAGATAGCAGTAGAGGTGTAACTACTGTGGCTAGTAAGCCAGCTGAGCAAAGCACAGCCTCGCATGTTTTGAGTTTACGCACAACTACAATGCTACCCTCTGTCGATGAGATTCTGCTTAATAGTTTATCTTCGGCCGCTAAAGAGGAAATGGTTATATCATCAATGACGAGTTCCACTCGCCAGCCTACAATATTAACACTGGATATTGATCCGGAG ACCAAACAAATACGCACTGAAAAGCCTGGTGAAATTAAATTCATATCAATCGACGAAGTGACCACAACTTCATCTCCAACTTCGAATGTCTTGAAGTTGGCTTCCAGCAAATCACCCACTACAACTGTAACTAGTCAAATGCAGACAGTTACCGAGTCTAGTACACAGACACCACAGATTCCAACACAAGTACAAAATGATGATCAAACAACTACGATTCAAGTAGCTGCAAGAACGATTACGAACGTTGTCTCAGAATCAACCACCGTGCAAAGCGTGCTAACGACAAGCACTACTGAGGCTAGCACAACTCCATTAGCAAGCACTGAACCGGTCACAACTACGACCATGGCTCCAGTGACAACGACCACAGAAACTACGACGACTACTGCGAAAGCGATAGAAACAACGACCGAAGTTAGAACTACTTTAAGAACAACGACTGCACCACCAACGACTTCTGCACCGACTACTGCTGCTGAAACTATAATCCCATCGACAGCTACCCCTGCACCAACAGAACGAGTTACTAAAGAGGATATAAAAAGATATCAAGAAGATGCAGCacttttagaagcaattttaaGTGGCTCTGAACGTCTTCCTAAAAAATTAAACTTCAATAATTTAGATCAAAACACCGGTACTTCATCAGTTAATACTCAAACGAAGCTAGCATCGGGAACTAAACAGAGCGACACCGATAAACTTTTACAAGAACTTCTCTTGGTCGCTGGCAAAAATCCGAATACTCTAACGGTTCCAAATATTGGAGGTATCATTAACAGCGTGCAAACTACAACAGCTCGTTCCATAGAAGATGATATACGACAATTTGAAGAGGATACTAAATTGTTGAAAGCCCTGTTAGCAGCTACAGGACAAGACCCAGCCAAATTTAACATACCGACTCTAGACATTAAAACTACAACATTAGTTCCTACAAcagaaacaacaacaacatctaAACCCACTGAAACAACCACACCGTCAATAGACGGAGACATAACTCGATTCCAAGAAGATGCTAAACTTTTACAAGCGCTTCTACAGGCTACCGGTCAAAATAATGGAAACTTTAAAATCCCTGATATAACGGGAATAACTTCACATGTCAGAATAGCGTCTAATCCGCGCACGACATCCCTGGGGTCAAATCCTACAACCCCGATAAATGTTAGGCCAATATACACAACATTGAGAACGACGACGTTGCCCCCTACCACTGTTACTGTACCTACTACGTTCCAGCTTCGTGCAACCGACTCTACAACCGCTCGGATATCTACCACATTCCCGCCATTCAGAAGAAGACCAACTGCAACTGTATCTACGGATCCAACAACTGTAGCGACCGCTCGAAGAGTTCCAATACCTGGCTTCACTGTAACAACAGAGCTTCCTACATCATCTACTTTTTCAGTTCAAGAAGATTTAGCTTTCCTGAACAATCTG AAATCTGTCCTTAACACAAATACAGATAGTACGGATCCTGAAGCGGCATTAGCGAATCGCATCATAGCTCTTGCAGTAGACAGAAgtttgaatgaaattaaaacagGGCAAGGAACTGAGCGCACGGGAAAGAATCTGGTACCTACTACGGCCCCCACCACAACAACCACAACCACAACGACCACAACCACAACGACCACCACAACACCGCGGCCTACCACAGCTGCTCCTAGCACACCATCCATCGAAGATGATTTGAGACAGTTTCAAGAAGATACTAAACTCTTGCAGGCTTTGCTCAAGGCAACCGGACAAGATCCATCTAAACTTAACTTACCGACAATACCAAACATAAACGCTAATGTGAGTCCAAAAATACCACCAGGAGTTCACAGAGAACTAAATCTTCTCTCAAATCTTCTTGCTTCACCCTCACCTCTCAATGAGCCGTTCGATTCTCTCACGCAGAAACCAAAAGAACAAATGAAGACGACTATCACAACAACTCCTAAACCTTTCGGAGCAAAGATTGCAGTAAAAGATGACGTTAAAAATGTACAAGATGACGGGAAATTGTTACAAACTTTAATAAAATTGCAGGGCGTGCAAGAAACCACGACGCAAAAGAGTAAAATTGCTATTACAG GGCAATCAACAGACGAAGCATTAAAGAAACTGATCCAGCAAACGAAGTCGCCAGGTATGGTGCAGGATGCGACCAAGATGCCGATTGCGATCAGCACGGAATACGGCAAAAGCAACGACGCACTCCTCGCTGCCCTGCTGAAGGAGCAAGGCTTCGGACCTACCACCGCCAGCTCTTTGGACGAGCAAATCCGTCTCGCC GCATTGCTCAATCAAGTGGTAGTGACGCCGAAAGCTAGGCGGACGACGACGCCGCTGCCGCCACCACCACCGCCGGCGCCGAGAAGACCGATCCTGGACGGGCTGGCGTGGCTCTGGCAACAGTGGCGAGAGACGGGGCCTGGGACAGGAGCCAAGAGACCAAATAGAAGACCAGATCCGTCCCCTACGGCCGCGGTGTCCGCGTCCCAGGCGACGAGCAACAGGGTCAACTGGTTTGGCTCGGGGCCTTTCGTCGGGAACGCGGACGATAAGCCAAACAACAGA ATACCTCTGGACCCCCCGAGGGCAGTGACCTCGGAGCAGACCCCGGGACGAGGGCAGCTGGTGTCCGCAGCGATTAACGTCACCAGGGCCTTTTCGCAGTTCTTGGGGGCTGCGATACAG GGTGCCGCCCAGACTGTCCAGAGCGTGATCCGAGCGGGGCAGCGCGCAGCAACTGATGTGTACAGCAATGGTTCCGGGGCGTCAGGATAA